One Aegilops tauschii subsp. strangulata cultivar AL8/78 chromosome 7, Aet v6.0, whole genome shotgun sequence genomic window carries:
- the LOC109783396 gene encoding uncharacterized protein isoform X5, with translation MRLRFCSERKHGRELQAYKAEHLKSCSLRVHLKSCSLRVAQRTTVVNIEPTKRSRRIFAATTQDSCPQVPTTQLPAAVQRSPIRVCHCTLHQLDRYRWISS, from the exons ATGCGGCTAAg ATTTTGCAGTGAAAGAAAGCATGGCAGAGAGCTGCAAGCATATAAAGCAGAACATCTCAAAAGCTGTAGTCTACGTGTTCATCTCAAAAGCTGTAGTCTACGTGTAGCACAGAGGACCACTGTTGTTAACATTGAGCCGACGAAGAGAAGTCGTAGAATATTTGCTGCAACCACTCAG GATTCTTGCCCCCAAGTTCCAACAACACAGCTTCCAGCAGCGGTGCAGCGATCCCCCATCCGTGTTTGTCACTGCACGCTCCACCAGTTG GACAGGTATAGATGGATTAGTTCTTAA
- the LOC109783396 gene encoding uncharacterized protein isoform X3, with product MRLRFCSERKHGRELQAYKAEHLKSCSLRVHLKSCSLRVAQRTTVVNIEPTKRSRRIFAATTQDSCPQVPTTQLPAAVQRSPIRVCHCTLHQLKNLKMTLVMFYV from the exons ATGCGGCTAAg ATTTTGCAGTGAAAGAAAGCATGGCAGAGAGCTGCAAGCATATAAAGCAGAACATCTCAAAAGCTGTAGTCTACGTGTTCATCTCAAAAGCTGTAGTCTACGTGTAGCACAGAGGACCACTGTTGTTAACATTGAGCCGACGAAGAGAAGTCGTAGAATATTTGCTGCAACCACTCAG GATTCTTGCCCCCAAGTTCCAACAACACAGCTTCCAGCAGCGGTGCAGCGATCCCCCATCCGTGTTTGTCACTGCACGCTCCACCAGTTG AAGAATCTCAAGATGACATTGGTAATGTTTTACGTGTGA
- the LOC109783396 gene encoding uncharacterized protein isoform X2, which produces MRLSERKHGRELQAYKAEHLKSCSLRVHLKSCSLRVAQRTTVVNIEPTKRSRRIFAATTQDSCPQVPTTQLPAAVQRSPIRVCHCTLHQLEEKWQAQTEKVKMVGSWRNNRKR; this is translated from the exons ATGCGGCTAAg TGAAAGAAAGCATGGCAGAGAGCTGCAAGCATATAAAGCAGAACATCTCAAAAGCTGTAGTCTACGTGTTCATCTCAAAAGCTGTAGTCTACGTGTAGCACAGAGGACCACTGTTGTTAACATTGAGCCGACGAAGAGAAGTCGTAGAATATTTGCTGCAACCACTCAG GATTCTTGCCCCCAAGTTCCAACAACACAGCTTCCAGCAGCGGTGCAGCGATCCCCCATCCGTGTTTGTCACTGCACGCTCCACCAGTTG GAGGAAAAATGGCAAGCGCAAACGGAAAAGGTAAAGATGGTGGGGTCATGGAGGAACAATAGAAAGCGGTAG
- the LOC109783396 gene encoding uncharacterized protein isoform X1, translated as MRLRFCSERKHGRELQAYKAEHLKSCSLRVHLKSCSLRVAQRTTVVNIEPTKRSRRIFAATTQDSCPQVPTTQLPAAVQRSPIRVCHCTLHQLEEKWQAQTEKVKMVGSWRNNRKR; from the exons ATGCGGCTAAg ATTTTGCAGTGAAAGAAAGCATGGCAGAGAGCTGCAAGCATATAAAGCAGAACATCTCAAAAGCTGTAGTCTACGTGTTCATCTCAAAAGCTGTAGTCTACGTGTAGCACAGAGGACCACTGTTGTTAACATTGAGCCGACGAAGAGAAGTCGTAGAATATTTGCTGCAACCACTCAG GATTCTTGCCCCCAAGTTCCAACAACACAGCTTCCAGCAGCGGTGCAGCGATCCCCCATCCGTGTTTGTCACTGCACGCTCCACCAGTTG GAGGAAAAATGGCAAGCGCAAACGGAAAAGGTAAAGATGGTGGGGTCATGGAGGAACAATAGAAAGCGGTAG
- the LOC109783396 gene encoding uncharacterized protein isoform X4 — protein MRLSERKHGRELQAYKAEHLKSCSLRVHLKSCSLRVAQRTTVVNIEPTKRSRRIFAATTQDSCPQVPTTQLPAAVQRSPIRVCHCTLHQLKNLKMTLVMFYV, from the exons ATGCGGCTAAg TGAAAGAAAGCATGGCAGAGAGCTGCAAGCATATAAAGCAGAACATCTCAAAAGCTGTAGTCTACGTGTTCATCTCAAAAGCTGTAGTCTACGTGTAGCACAGAGGACCACTGTTGTTAACATTGAGCCGACGAAGAGAAGTCGTAGAATATTTGCTGCAACCACTCAG GATTCTTGCCCCCAAGTTCCAACAACACAGCTTCCAGCAGCGGTGCAGCGATCCCCCATCCGTGTTTGTCACTGCACGCTCCACCAGTTG AAGAATCTCAAGATGACATTGGTAATGTTTTACGTGTGA
- the LOC109783396 gene encoding uncharacterized protein isoform X6 — protein sequence MRLRFCSERKHGRELQAYKAEHLKSCSLRVHLKSCSLRVAQRTTVVNIEPTKRSRRIFAATTQDSCPQVPTTQLPAAVQRSPIRVCHCTLHQLV from the exons ATGCGGCTAAg ATTTTGCAGTGAAAGAAAGCATGGCAGAGAGCTGCAAGCATATAAAGCAGAACATCTCAAAAGCTGTAGTCTACGTGTTCATCTCAAAAGCTGTAGTCTACGTGTAGCACAGAGGACCACTGTTGTTAACATTGAGCCGACGAAGAGAAGTCGTAGAATATTTGCTGCAACCACTCAG GATTCTTGCCCCCAAGTTCCAACAACACAGCTTCCAGCAGCGGTGCAGCGATCCCCCATCCGTGTTTGTCACTGCACGCTCCACCAGTTG GTATAG